A part of Salmo salar chromosome ssa18, Ssal_v3.1, whole genome shotgun sequence genomic DNA contains:
- the LOC106577555 gene encoding G protein pathway suppressor 2, translating to MPALLDRPKLSNAMARALHKHIMRERERKRQEEEEVDKMMEQKMKEEEERKRTKEIEERMSLEETKEQVMKMGEKLQGLQEEKHQLFLQLKKVLHEEEKRRRKEQSDITTLTSASYQPSLTMHTGQHLLNIECSPVSHNRAGGLMSERSKQLFPTPVNPNQAGFSAGPAEHGQFGGSQSVHESYGVAQTQHPSTYAPGPSVPVSFTTSSQIRGVSAFQAMQYLPHQQPGYAVHSHFTSQPGFIPGAGIPLQKQLEHANQQSGFTDAGALRPVHPQALHTSAAGLLPTSSMAVQIPTPKGPFQSSPQAAPRHALLPHTQSGQRFYHHSK from the exons atgcCTGCTCTGCTGGACAGACCGAAGCTGTCCAACGCTATGGCCAGAGCCCTCCACaaacacataatgagagaaagGGAGCGTAAAAGACAAG aggaggaagaggtggacaaGATGATGGAGCAGAAGAtgaaagaggaagaagagagaaagagaacaaaagagatagaggagaggatgtcCTTGGAGGAGACCAAAGAACAG GTGATGAAGATGGGGGAGAAACTGCAGGGACTTCAGGAGGAGAAGCATCAGCTCTTCCTCCAGCTGAAGAAGGTCCTGCacgaggaggagaagagacgCAGGAAGGAGCAGAG TGACATCACAACACTGACGTCAGCCAGCTACCAGCCCAGTCTAACCATGCACACAGGACAGCATCTCCTTAACATTGAAT GCAGTCCAGTCAGTCACAACAGGGCCGGGGGTCTGATGTCAGAGCGCAGTAAGCAGTTGTTTCCAACACCGGTCAACCCG AACCAGGCTGGGTTCAGTGCGGGCCCGGCTGAGCACGGACAGTTTGGGGGTAGTCAGTCGGTCCACGAGAGCTATGGCGTGGCCCAGACACAACACCCCTCCACCTACGCCCCCGGCCCCTCTGTACCTGTCAGCTTCACCACCAGCTCCCAGATCAGAG GTGTGTCTGCATTCCAGGCAATGCAGTACCTCCCTCATCAGCAGCCAGGCTATGCTGTTCACAGTCACTTCACGTCCCAGCCTGGATTCATCCCTGGTGCTGGAATACCCCTTCAGAAGCAGTTGGAACATGCCAACCAACAGTCTGGCTTCACTGACGCG GGTGCTCTGAGACCCGTGCACCCCCAAGCCCTCCATACGTCTGCTGCTGGCCTGCTCCCCACTTCCTCCATGGCTGTCCAGATCCCCACTCCCAAG ggccCTTTCCAGAGCTCTCCCCAAGCGGCTCCTCGCCACGCTCTCCTTCCCCACACCCAGAGTGGACAGAGATTCTATCACCACAGCAagtaa